The Paenibacillus amylolyticus genome contains the following window.
GTGACGGATCAGCCTTTGGCAGATCGACAGCGCCTGCTGCACGAGGTACTTAACACCGCCCCGCATGTTCAGGAAGTCACCAATACACTGGATGCCGCTTCCCTGCTTTCAGTTATGAGACAGCATCAGATGGAAGGCATCGTCTGCAAAGATCTCACCAGCAGTTATGGCATACAGGGTAAGGACCCGCGCTGGCAGAAGCTCAAAATCATGCATGATGTATATGCCATGATCGGGGGAGTCACCTACCGGAGCGGTATTGTGAATGCTGTCGCGATCGGTGTATATGATGGGCCCAATTTTGTCTATATTGGTCATGTCGGGACTGGCAGGCTGAACGCCGATACCTGGCGTGAACTCACTCAACAAGTGCAGCCTCTGATCACGCAGGACAGACCGTTCCATAATGTACCCGAGCGCAGTGCAGAGACCACCTGGGTGGAACCGCAAATAGGTGTCAAAGTGCAATATATGGAACTGACACATCATCGCACACTACGCCATCCCAGTATCCAGACCTTCGCGGATGTAACCCGTGAGGATTGCTTGGCGAACCAGCTTCTTCATTGAATCAGCACATTATTCATTACGTATAGGAGGTGATCTGTATGGCCCCCAAGATCCAGGGAACCATCGTAATCGAAGGCATAGAGCTCACGGTCACGAACCCGGACAAACTGTTATGGCCGGATGCGGGTGTCACCAAGGCCATCTATCTGCAAAAGCTGGCTGCCCTGGCCCCCTATCTGCTCACGTATACAAACAATCGATTGCTAACCACCATCCGATACCCCCACGGCGCTGGAGGGACCTTTTTCTATCAAAAAAATGCCCCTGAGCCTGTGCCGGATTATGTACGAACCGAAGTCCACGACGGCATCCGCTATGTAATCATGAATGGACTTCCCGAATTGTTATGGCTTGGCAATCTGGCAGCACTTGAATTTCATCCTTCTCTTCATGCTGTAGGAAGCCATCTGCCCTGTGAATGGATGATTGATCTGGACCCCTCTCAAGAACATGAGCCCCGAATCATGCAGGCCGCACTCATCGTTGGCGAAACCTTGACTTCACTTGGGTTGAGGTCCATTCCCAAAACTTCAGGAGCAACAGGAGTTCAGATTATCGTTCCGATCATTCAAGGTGTAACCTTTGATGAACTGCGAGACATCGGCTATTTTGTTGGCAAATATGTCACTCAGAAGCACCCGGATCTATTCACACTGGAACGACTCAAAAAGGATCGTGGAGACCGCATTTATTTTGACTATCTCCAGCATTATGGAGGCAAGACCCTTGCCGCTCCCTATACACCACGTGCCAAATCCGGGGCTACGGTCTCAACTCCACTTACCTGGGATGAGGTTAAAAGCGATGTCTCCATTCAGGATTACCATCTGATGAACATTATTGAACGCTTGAACCACACCGGTGATTTGATTGCAGCTGTTGAACCCCAACCGGTAGAGCTCATTCTCAAGCATTTGAACAAAAAATAGCCGACTCCCTCATTACAAGGGTGCCGGCTATTCTCATTCGTGCGTATATGCATCGCTAATGGATACCTTTTTTCTTGAAACGTCCGCCCTTCACATCATGAATGTTGCCGATCGCCACAAAAGCTTGCGGGTCCCAATCTTCAACGATGGACTTGAGTTTCGCTTCTTCCAAGCGGGTAATGACAACAAAGATGATCTTTTTCTCGTCGCCGCTGAATCCGCCCTCTCCATCCAGGAAAGTTACACCACGACCAAGACGGTCTGTCAGGGCTGAACCGATATCCCGATACTTCTCACTAATGATCCATACCGATTTGGACTGATCCAGTCCTTCATTCACGATATCAATCATCTTCATCGCAATATAATATGCAATCATGGAATACAGGGCATTCGGCCAACCGAATACAAATCCTGCACCTGCGAAAATAAATACATTAATGAACAATACAATCTGTCCTACAGACAATGGTGACTTCTCACTAAGCAGGATAGCCACAATCTCCGTACCATCCAGTGAACCGCCAGACCGAATAACGAGTCCAACACCCACACCCAAAATCAATCCGCCAAATACAGCTCCAAGCAAAGGCTCTCCTGGTGTTAATGCAGGAACATGGTGCAATAACGAAGTCCCGATGGACATGACCACGATCCCCAGCAATGTGGATAACGCAAATGTTTTACCAATCTGCTTGTAACCCAGAATCAGGAACGGCAAGTTGAGCAAGGTCAGGAATACGCCGAGCGGCAGATGCGTAAGCTCTGACACCATAATTGAAATCCCCGTAATCCCACCATCAATAACACCATTCGGTACGAGAAATACTTCAAGCGATACAGCCATTAGTGCAGCACCGATCAGAATCATCACAATACGTTGCAGCAGCTTTAAAGTAAACACCGAGCTTTTGACCCCGCGGTCAGCTTGCTTGGCTGTTAGTTCTTTCACCGTTACATTGGACATGGTATCCCCCCGTTAAATCAGTGTGTGAATCCATTTTATAAATCATTTAAATACTCAGGGTGAATCTACATATGGAGAACCATGTACCCTGGCCATACAAGCACAAGCATCTAAAGGCGATATAAAATGGATTCAAAATGTTCTTCATCCCGGTTTGCACTTTCAAAAGAGAGCAAAAGGGAGCCTGTTTTCCCGCAGACTCCCCTCCTTCGCCAAGACATGATTTATATATCTATTATATCATAAAAGATCAAATTTGCACAAAATACTTAGCAAAAAGAAGATAAATTCACAAAAAGTGAACTTATCTTCAGAAATCTGCCCTAAATCGGCTAAAGAAGCGGAGAAAGCATCCGAGAAAGCATTTCTGCGCCTTTTTGCCATCGTGAACGCTGCTGAAATACTTTCCCATCGATCTGACTGCATTCCCGGAGATCACGTTCAAAGTCAGTGATCAACCGCTGAATCGCAGAGGACTCGAACAGGACAGCCGTCAACTCAAAATTGCAGAAAAAACTGCGCATATCCATGTTTGCTGTTCCGACTGTAGCGAGCAACTCATCTACGATCATCACTTTGGCATGTACAAAACCTTTGCGATATTGAAAGAACTTCACACCTGCTCGCAATAGTTCCTCCACATATGAGAGTGACGCCAGATGCACCAGCCTTGAATCGGATTGATACGGAATAATAATTCTTACATCGACGCCACTGACAGCCGCTGTTTTGAGTGCCTCATATAGTGCAGGATCAGGTATAAAATAAGGTGTGGTGATGTAGATCCGTTCACAAGCTACAGAAATGGCCCCAAAACACATCTCCTGAATGGCATCCCAGTCCTGATCCGGTCCACTGGCCAGTATCTGAATTCGCTCTTCCCCGCTACATATATGGGGAGGAAACAATTCTGAAAGCTGAGGTTCGGTGATGCGCTCACCAGCAGCCAGTTTCCAATCATTCAAAAACGTACTTTGCAGAAAGTATACGGCGTCTCCCTCAATCTGCACATGTGTATCCCGCCAGAAACCGACTTCTGGATATTGCCCAAGATAATCATCACCTACGTTAATGCCGCCCACAAAACCAACCTGTCCATCGACAACAACAATCTTGCGGTGATTGCGGTAGTTGACTCTGCGGTCAATCGTAGCGATGAGCGGTGGGAGAAAATAATGGAACTCCACACCTGCCTCCTGAAGTTCGCGAATAAAACTGCCTTTCATCTTGTGGCTGCCGAGACCGTCGCAGATAAACCGAACCTTCACACCCTCTTGCGCTTTACGAATCATGACTTCCTGAAACAAAGTGCTGATGACATCATCGCGGAAAATGTAAAATTCCACATGCAAATGGTGCTTTGCTTTTTTCATTTCTCGCAGCATTGCCGCGAATGCCTCTTCCCCATTGGTGAGTACCGTGCTGTGGTTACACCCCGTGATCGGGCTCTCCGACAGATGGGATAACAGGTTAAATAATCGATGCTGATGGCTGAAACGATCACCAGGCATCTGTTCGACATCTCCAATGATATGGGCTTGTTCCCAGATCGTTTCCTTCATTTCACGGAAGATGCGCGATCCACCCTTGCGGAGTTTTTTTCGTTTGTTATAATCCTGCGCCACGAAATAATACACTACAAAGCCGATCAAAGGTACGCAGAACAAAATAAACAGCCAAGCTACAGCTTTGCCCGGATTGCGAAATTCCAGCAAAAGAATTGTAGCTGCCTGAAAAATAAATACGATTAGTATAATGACCAGCCAGAACATTCGGCTTCCTCCTCAGGTGGCAAGCTTCATGACCTTGCCGTTCTATAGCTTTGACGAATATGCCTACAGCTAATCATAGATACCCAATAAAGACCCTGTTCGTAACGTACACTTAGATAAAACTTTACATAAGCAGATGGAATACTTGATTCTGGAAATTGCAAAACAGCGCTGTGAAGCCATTATGCCCATTCACCTTCCAGACTCTTCCTCTTTTCTTCATGATATGGTGGTCTTCTTACGTAAAATTAGATATAATACTCGTTAAAAACTTATTACTAAAAGGAGAACAGTAGTGAATGGACAGTGAGAGGTATGCGTTAAATTTAGTATTGGTTGCGATTTTGATAGGATTTTCGGCGTTTTTTGTTGCAGTGGAGTTCGCGCTGGTGCGGGTTAGACCAAGCCGGATCGACCAAATGATTGCAGAAGGAAACAAGCGTGCGCTGGCTGTGAAACAAGCCGTTGCCAATCTGGACGGATATTTGTCCGCCTGCCAGCTTGGGATCACGATTACCTCTCTGGGACTGGGCTGGCTGGGTGAACCAACGGTAGAGAAGATTCTCCACCCTGTGTTCGAGAGCATGAACATTCCTGATGCGGTTTCTTCATTCTTATCGTTTGTTATTGCGTTTGTTGCCATCACGTATCTGCATGTTGTCGTTGGTGAACTCGCCCCAAAAACGATTGCAATCCGGAAAGCGGAGACTGTTGCCTTGCTGACGTCTACACCTATCATCTGGTTTAACCGAATTATGTATCCTTTTATCTGGCTGTTAAACGGCTCAGCGAACCAACTGGTGAGACTGTTCGGAATCAAACCTGCTTCCGAGCATGAAGATGCTCACTCCGAAGAAGAGTTGCAGATCATTATTAATGAGAGCTTCGAAAGTGGTAAAATCAACCAAGCCGAGTTCGGTTATGTAAGTCGGATCTTTGCTTTTGATGAGATGTTAGCGAAAGAAATCATGGTACCCGGACCGATATGGTCTGCCTTTATGTAAATAAAACAAACGAGGAAAACCTGGAGATTATTCGTGAAGAGCAATATACCCGTTTTCCAGTCGTTAATGAGAGCAAAGACGATATTATCGGTATCATTAATACGAAACAATTCTTCCTGGAACTTTACGGAAATGATGAACCCGTTGATCTGTCTTCCCTGATTCAGCCTGTATCGGCTGTTCACGAAACAACTCCTGTGAAGGACTTGCTCAAGAAAATGCAGAAAGATGGCGTACACATTGCCGTGCTGGTCGACGAATATGGAGGAACTTCCGGAATTGTAACCATTGAGGATGTGCTTGAACAGATTGTCGGCGAGATCCGCGACGAGTTCGACGCAGACGAAGTGGAGGATATTCAGGTCATCAATGAGAACTATGTCATTATGGATGGCAAGGTTTCCTTATCGAAGGTAAACGACATGTTTATGTCCAGCCTGGATGCGGATGAGTGGGACACGATTGGAGGATGGCTCTATAGTCATCGTCCCGAGATGAACGAACAGGAAGAATATGAGTTCGAGAATCTGACCTTTGTTTTGCTGGAAAAAGACAAGAATCGGTTCTACAAAGTCGCTGTTGTTCCCAAGGAACCACTGACAATGTCCGACTATACCGATGAAGACGAGAACGAGTCCAATTGGACCAAATAAATCCATTTTATAGAGGATGTCCCATAAGTCATGAATATGACGGAGGACATCCTCTTTTAGTGTTATTTTTTTAATGAACCTGACACACGCTATTCGCTCCCATTGGCCCAGATCTGAGATCTAACGAATCACAGAGACACTATTTCGTCGATTTAATGGATTTTTAGGTTTGGAAGCCCTTTTATGACGAAATAGCGTTACTAGGGTTCGTTAAATCTTGCAACCGTTAATTATCTGCCTTTTAAGATGCGGTAGGTTCGTTAGCGCTTGGAGCAAGACGGAATTCCTTTTGAGACAGCCCCATTTCTAACTCAAGGTGTTACGCTTCTCCATGTTATTGTAATACCCACTTCGCAATATCATCGATAATGGCTTTGGAAACATTGGATGGCTCAGCGTACTCTTGACCAATCGAAAGTCCATCATAGCTGGATAACAGATGATTTACCTTTGGATAGCTACGGTACGTTACATTGGCATGACCTTGCAGAGCCGATTTCCAGGTTTGGAATTGTTTCATAGACACTTGCACATCATTTTCGCCCTGGATAATGAGCATAGGGGTATTTTGTGTTTTTGCCAATTCCGCAGGTACATAATCCCTCTGCTCAAACCACCAATAAGCAGGTTGAAGCGCAAACGCCTCAGGAAGATGATCTACAGAATAGTTAGGATCTTTCACAATCTTGGCAACATTTTTATAAAAATCAACCTGTCCCTGAATGATCTCCGTATCCAAACCAAGCTGCTTCATGCGATTGAGCAATTCGTCCTGCTGCTCGGTGAGCACATCGACAAAGCTGCTACTTGGTGCAGCAAGCAGAATACTACCTGCAATATCATGTTGATCATCCTCGGCAATGATTAACGGCATTGCAAACCCGCCTTGACTATGTCCAGCTACAAAAATCGCTGCAGAATCAATACTTTTATTCTTTTTAAGTAATTCCACTGCATCGTTTACCTGATCTACGCTCTCTTGTTTTAATGTGAATTTAGGCTGTGAAGCGACCTTATAGGTATGCTCATACGTGACCTTATCGTATCTTAATACGGCAACACCTTGAGAAGCTAAACCTACAGCAAGATCACGGAAAGGCTTCGCCCCACCAATGGCAGCATCTTGATTACTGGGCCCAGAACCGTGTACCAGAATGACCACCGGGAAAGGTCCCTCTCCTTTGGGCAAAGTTAATGTTCCTGGTAAAGCCAAATCCCCTGACCAACCGTAATGGCTTGTTCTGTATAGGCTGATGGGTCATCATAGCTTGGTTTTTGATACTCATCTGGCGTAGCGGGAGCAATATACAAGTCATCCACAAGTCCATCATCATTCATTCTGACCGTAATATTTATCTGAGTAAGCTCTGTCTTAAACGTATAGGTAACATTGCGATGCACGTTGTTATTTACTGTGTGCTTGGCTACGGCTTCACTTGTAATTTTGCCATTTTGTGCTTCT
Protein-coding sequences here:
- a CDS encoding RNA ligase family protein — protein: MFKPLIPFEPVSRDTLPTGPQWIAQVKWDGVRMLAYEDGQELRLVNRRLHDRTAQYPELVTPRNLCSGSSYILDGEVIALDPDTGKPSFYHVLRRDRMSRPEGIAQAIHQIPVTYMVFDILFYEGKWVTDQPLADRQRLLHEVLNTAPHVQEVTNTLDAASLLSVMRQHQMEGIVCKDLTSSYGIQGKDPRWQKLKIMHDVYAMIGGVTYRSGIVNAVAIGVYDGPNFVYIGHVGTGRLNADTWRELTQQVQPLITQDRPFHNVPERSAETTWVEPQIGVKVQYMELTHHRTLRHPSIQTFADVTREDCLANQLLH
- the ligD gene encoding non-homologous end-joining DNA ligase, with protein sequence MAPKIQGTIVIEGIELTVTNPDKLLWPDAGVTKAIYLQKLAALAPYLLTYTNNRLLTTIRYPHGAGGTFFYQKNAPEPVPDYVRTEVHDGIRYVIMNGLPELLWLGNLAALEFHPSLHAVGSHLPCEWMIDLDPSQEHEPRIMQAALIVGETLTSLGLRSIPKTSGATGVQIIVPIIQGVTFDELRDIGYFVGKYVTQKHPDLFTLERLKKDRGDRIYFDYLQHYGGKTLAAPYTPRAKSGATVSTPLTWDEVKSDVSIQDYHLMNIIERLNHTGDLIAAVEPQPVELILKHLNKK
- a CDS encoding YitT family protein — translated: MSNVTVKELTAKQADRGVKSSVFTLKLLQRIVMILIGAALMAVSLEVFLVPNGVIDGGITGISIMVSELTHLPLGVFLTLLNLPFLILGYKQIGKTFALSTLLGIVVMSIGTSLLHHVPALTPGEPLLGAVFGGLILGVGVGLVIRSGGSLDGTEIVAILLSEKSPLSVGQIVLFINVFIFAGAGFVFGWPNALYSMIAYYIAMKMIDIVNEGLDQSKSVWIISEKYRDIGSALTDRLGRGVTFLDGEGGFSGDEKKIIFVVITRLEEAKLKSIVEDWDPQAFVAIGNIHDVKGGRFKKKGIH
- the cls gene encoding cardiolipin synthase, translated to MFWLVIILIVFIFQAATILLLEFRNPGKAVAWLFILFCVPLIGFVVYYFVAQDYNKRKKLRKGGSRIFREMKETIWEQAHIIGDVEQMPGDRFSHQHRLFNLLSHLSESPITGCNHSTVLTNGEEAFAAMLREMKKAKHHLHVEFYIFRDDVISTLFQEVMIRKAQEGVKVRFICDGLGSHKMKGSFIRELQEAGVEFHYFLPPLIATIDRRVNYRNHRKIVVVDGQVGFVGGINVGDDYLGQYPEVGFWRDTHVQIEGDAVYFLQSTFLNDWKLAAGERITEPQLSELFPPHICSGEERIQILASGPDQDWDAIQEMCFGAISVACERIYITTPYFIPDPALYEALKTAAVSGVDVRIIIPYQSDSRLVHLASLSYVEELLRAGVKFFQYRKGFVHAKVMIVDELLATVGTANMDMRSFFCNFELTAVLFESSAIQRLITDFERDLRECSQIDGKVFQQRSRWQKGAEMLSRMLSPLL
- a CDS encoding alpha/beta fold hydrolase, which codes for MPKGEGPFPVVILVHGSGPSNQDAAIGGAKPFRDLAVGLASQGVAVLRYDKVTYEHTYKVASQPKFTLKQESVDQVNDAVELLKKNKSIDSAAIFVAGHSQGGFAMPLIIAEDDQHDIAGSILLAAPSSSFVDVLTEQQDELLNRMKQLGLDTEIIQGQVDFYKNVAKIVKDPNYSVDHLPEAFALQPAYWWFEQRDYVPAELAKTQNTPMLIIQGENDVQVSMKQFQTWKSALQGHANVTYRSYPKVNHLLSSYDGLSIGQEYAEPSNVSKAIIDDIAKWVLQ